The Moraxella haemolytica genome window below encodes:
- a CDS encoding YajQ family cyclic di-GMP-binding protein, translating to MPSFDIVSELNAQEVRNAIGNTEKEIATRFDFKGSNITVEMNDKAKTVTITTDNELQADNVYAIFEKQLIKRGVDLQTLDPQEKSQSGKHTKQVINLKDGLDSDTAKKISKTIKESDLKVSASIQGDKVRVSDKKRDNLQATMALLKEKSFGVPLQFNNFKD from the coding sequence ATGCCATCATTTGACATCGTTTCTGAACTTAATGCCCAAGAAGTGCGTAACGCCATCGGCAATACCGAAAAAGAAATCGCCACTCGCTTTGATTTTAAAGGCAGTAATATCACAGTTGAGATGAATGACAAAGCCAAAACCGTTACCATCACTACTGATAACGAACTACAGGCTGATAATGTATACGCCATCTTTGAAAAACAGCTCATCAAGCGAGGCGTGGATCTACAAACCCTAGACCCCCAAGAAAAGAGTCAGTCAGGCAAACACACCAAGCAAGTCATCAACCTAAAAGATGGGCTAGACAGCGATACCGCCAAAAAAATCAGCAAGACCATCAAAGAGAGCGATTTAAAGGTCTCAGCCAGCATTCAAGGCGACAAAGTGCGTGTTTCCGATAAAAAAAGAGACAATTTGCAAGCAACAATGGCGTTATTGAAAGAAAAATCTTTTGGCGTGCCATTACAATTTAACAATTTCAAAGATTAA
- a CDS encoding toxin-activating lysine-acyltransferase — MNDNFTELGAITWLWANSNLHKNWTLSLLTTNVIPAIETKQYVLLRRDNMPVAYCSWAKLSLENEVKYINDVTSLKLEDWQSGNRNWFIDWITPFGDSLRLTKHMRELFADELFRAIRVEENSSHGKITEFHGKSVDPKLASKMFAQYHEDLMSKLSTQNNFIISKDN, encoded by the coding sequence ATGAATGATAATTTTACAGAACTTGGAGCGATTACTTGGCTGTGGGCTAATTCTAATTTGCATAAGAATTGGACGCTTTCTCTCTTAACAACAAATGTTATTCCAGCAATTGAAACGAAGCAGTATGTACTGCTAAGAAGAGATAATATGCCTGTAGCATATTGTAGTTGGGCTAAGCTTAGTTTGGAAAATGAGGTTAAATATATTAACGATGTTACCTCTCTTAAGTTGGAAGATTGGCAGTCGGGTAATCGAAACTGGTTTATTGACTGGATTACCCCATTTGGCGATAGTCTGAGACTGACAAAACACATGAGAGAGTTGTTTGCAGATGAATTGTTTAGAGCTATCCGTGTGGAAGAAAATTCGTCGCATGGTAAGATAACTGAATTCCATGGAAAATCTGTTGATCCAAAGTTGGCCTCAAAAATGTTTGCGCAATACCACGAAGATCTGATGAGCAAACTATCAACTCAGAATAATTTTATTATATCTAAAGATAATTAA
- the queF gene encoding NADPH-dependent 7-cyano-7-deazaguanine reductase QueF (Catalyzes the NADPH-dependent reduction of 7-cyano-7-deazaguanine (preQ0) to 7-aminomethyl-7-deazaguanine (preQ1) in queuosine biosynthesis): MSIHGVLGETTSYPKTYDPSILYPISRQLGRNEIIKDVGFDKVYHGVDMWQAFELSWLSPIGVSQVAMARLFIPADSPNIVESKSLKLYLNSLNFTKFSTADELKATLQKDLSVCVGADVAVEIIGLDGSELNIAKPMGVCIDGALDDVNEELVLTDDIDSSFLKNTKRGKLTTHQFYSNLLRSNCPVTNQPDWGVVQIEMTSDHQVDFGNVLKYILSFRQHNGFHEQCVERIFADMMTYFQPTSLRVLANYTRRGGIDINPVRVFNSEVGQIGRVVRQ; this comes from the coding sequence ATGAGTATTCATGGTGTATTGGGTGAAACCACAAGCTATCCTAAAACCTATGACCCTAGTATTTTATATCCCATTTCACGACAACTTGGGCGAAATGAGATCATCAAAGATGTGGGTTTTGACAAGGTCTATCACGGCGTGGATATGTGGCAAGCCTTTGAATTATCATGGCTAAGTCCTATTGGTGTATCACAAGTGGCGATGGCTCGATTGTTCATTCCTGCTGATTCGCCAAATATCGTAGAATCCAAATCCTTAAAATTATATCTAAATAGCCTAAATTTTACCAAATTTAGCACTGCTGACGAATTAAAAGCCACCCTGCAAAAAGACTTATCGGTCTGTGTGGGGGCTGATGTTGCTGTGGAAATCATCGGTTTAGATGGCAGTGAGTTAAATATTGCCAAGCCAATGGGGGTTTGTATTGATGGTGCGTTAGATGATGTGAATGAAGAACTGGTTTTAACTGATGATATTGACAGCAGTTTTTTAAAAAATACCAAGCGGGGCAAATTAACAACCCATCAATTCTATAGCAATCTGTTACGCTCGAACTGCCCTGTTACCAACCAACCTGACTGGGGGGTGGTGCAGATTGAGATGACCAGCGACCATCAAGTGGATTTTGGCAATGTTTTAAAGTATATTTTGTCATTTAGACAGCATAATGGTTTTCATGAACAGTGTGTGGAGCGAATCTTTGCTGATATGATGACATATTTTCAGCCAACATCGCTAAGAGTGCTTGCCAACTATACCCGCCGTGGAGGTATTGATATTAATCCTGTAAGGGTATTTAACAGTGAGGTGGGGCAGATTGGTCGAGTGGTGCGTCAATAA
- a CDS encoding ABC transporter ATP-binding protein, with amino-acid sequence MTSPALKITNLKKTYPNGFTALKGVDLTVPQGEFFALLGANGAGKSTMIGIISSLFPPTDGKVEIFGIDLHKQPSLAKSQLGVVPQEFNFNQFEQCLDILITQAGYYGIKESEALPRAEFLLKELGLWDKRHTKSRSLSGGMKRRLMIARALIHRPKLLILDEPTAGVDIELRRSMWDFMVRINKEEGVSIILTTHYLEEAEQLCRYIAILNHGEILINTEMKSLLTQLSLETFVFDLKDEQATLPQISTAHRVHLADKKTLEITLDKSQSLNAVFIELNNLNIEVLSMRNKANRLEELFMGVVDSHFHQNGVNEENRLNDREES; translated from the coding sequence ATGACCAGTCCTGCTTTAAAGATTACCAACCTAAAAAAAACTTATCCCAATGGCTTTACCGCTCTAAAGGGCGTGGATTTGACCGTACCACAGGGCGAATTTTTTGCCTTGCTTGGGGCGAATGGGGCGGGCAAATCCACCATGATTGGGATTATCAGTTCGCTTTTTCCACCCACTGATGGCAAAGTGGAAATCTTTGGTATAGATTTACATAAACAGCCAAGCCTTGCCAAGTCCCAATTGGGTGTTGTTCCTCAAGAATTTAATTTTAATCAATTTGAACAATGCCTTGATATACTCATCACTCAAGCAGGTTACTATGGCATCAAAGAATCAGAGGCGTTGCCACGAGCTGAGTTTTTGCTCAAAGAGCTGGGGCTTTGGGATAAACGCCATACCAAATCACGCTCACTCTCTGGAGGCATGAAACGCCGTCTGATGATTGCTCGTGCCTTAATCCATCGACCCAAGCTCTTGATATTAGATGAGCCAACTGCAGGTGTGGACATTGAGCTTCGCCGTTCCATGTGGGATTTTATGGTGCGTATCAATAAGGAGGAGGGTGTCAGCATTATCCTAACAACGCATTATTTAGAAGAAGCTGAGCAGTTGTGCAGATATATCGCCATCTTAAATCATGGCGAGATTCTGATTAATACCGAGATGAAATCACTACTTACGCAGTTATCTTTAGAAACTTTTGTGTTTGATTTAAAAGATGAGCAGGCTACTTTGCCACAAATTAGCACTGCCCACCGTGTGCATCTGGCGGATAAAAAAACCTTAGAGATTACTTTGGATAAATCACAAAGTCTAAATGCGGTATTTATTGAATTAAATAACCTAAACATAGAAGTGCTAAGTATGAGAAATAAAGCCAACCGTTTAGAAGAATTATTTATGGGTGTGGTGGATAGTCATTTTCATCAGAATGGCGTGAACGAAGAGAACCGACTAAATGACAGAGAAGAATCATGA
- a CDS encoding ABC transporter permease produces MNTQFIAFYTLLCKEIKRILRIWPQTLLPPVITMTLYFVIFGQMIGSRVGEMGGVSYMQFIVPGLIMMAVITNSYSNVVSSFFSTKFHGSIDELLVSPISKHAILLGYVCGGVFRGLAIALIVSIVALFFTKLPIAHVPIMLITVIGTSALFSLGGLINAVFARSFDDISIVPSFILTPLTYLGGVFYSLENLSPFWQNLSLLNPIVYMVNAFRYGILGHSDVNVGYALLAILLFCVIFYGVAYQLLKDGRRIRIS; encoded by the coding sequence ATGAATACCCAATTTATTGCTTTTTATACCCTATTATGTAAAGAAATAAAACGCATTTTACGCATTTGGCCACAAACTTTATTACCCCCTGTCATTACCATGACGCTGTATTTTGTGATATTTGGGCAGATGATAGGCAGTAGAGTGGGGGAGATGGGCGGTGTTAGCTATATGCAGTTCATCGTACCAGGTCTGATTATGATGGCGGTGATTACCAATAGCTACTCGAATGTTGTCTCATCATTTTTTAGTACCAAATTTCATGGCAGTATTGATGAGCTTTTGGTATCGCCCATATCTAAGCACGCCATATTATTAGGTTATGTTTGTGGTGGCGTGTTTCGTGGGCTTGCCATCGCTTTGATTGTGAGTATTGTGGCATTATTCTTTACCAAATTGCCAATCGCTCATGTGCCAATCATGCTAATCACGGTTATTGGTACATCGGCATTATTTTCGTTGGGTGGATTGATTAATGCGGTATTTGCTCGCTCATTTGATGATATTTCTATCGTGCCAAGTTTTATTTTAACACCCCTAACATATTTGGGTGGGGTGTTTTATTCTTTAGAAAACTTATCGCCATTTTGGCAAAACTTATCGCTACTAAACCCCATCGTGTATATGGTAAATGCCTTTCGTTATGGTATTTTGGGGCATTCTGATGTCAATGTCGGTTATGCTTTACTGGCGATTTTGTTATTTTGTGTGATATTTTATGGTGTGGCGTATCAACTATTAAAAGATGGCAGACGCATCAGAATATCTTAA